Within Corynebacterium timonense, the genomic segment GGAGGACGTCTCGGCCGACGGGCAATCCATCCCGGGCACGCTGCGGGATTCCGCCCCCGCCGTCGACGGCGCGACCGTCCAGCTCACCATCGACCTGGAGCTGCAGACGTACGTCCAGCAGGTCATCCAGCAGGCGAAGGAGAACTCGCTGGCGAAGAACGGGGAGGCCGTCGTCCTCGATGCCCGCACCGGTGAAGTTCTGGCGATGGCGAACACCGACACCATCGACCCCAACGGCAACGTAGATAAGCAGCTCGCGCAGGGCCGCGACTTCGAAAACGATGCCGTGTCCGCGCCCTACGAGCCGGGCTCGGTGGCCAAGGTCATCGCCGCGGCCGCCGCCATCGAGGAGGGGGTGACGGACCCGTACGAGGTGCACCAGGTACCCGGCTCCATCGACATGGCGGGCGTGACCGTGAACGACGCCTGGCAGCACGACGTGGCGCCCTACACCACCGCGGGCATCTTCGGTAAGTCCTCGAACGTGGGCACGCTGCAGATCGCGCAGCGCCTCGGGGAGGAGAAGTACTGGGATTACCTGCAGCGCTTCGGCATCGGCCAGGCAACCGGCGTGGAGCTGCCGAATGAGTCCTCCGGCCTCGTGCCCGTGCTTGAGCAATGGTCGGGTGGTACCTTCGCCAACCTGCCCATCGGGCAGGGCATGAGCTGGACGACGCTGCAGATGGCCAGCGTGTACCAGACCCTCGCCAACGGAGGCGAGCGCATCGAGCCGCGCATTATCTCGAAGGTGACTGACGCCTCCGGCCAGGACGTTCCGCAGGAGGAACCCGCGCGCACGCGCGTGGTCAGCGACGAGACGGCGCGCACCGTCGTCGACATGTTCCGCTCGACCTTCCAGGAGGACCCCGCTGGGCTGAATTCGGGCACCGCCCAGGGCAGCGACCTCGAGGGCTACCAGCTGTCGGGCAAAACTGGCACGGCCCAGAAGGTTAACCCGGAGACGGGGGCGTACTCTCAAAGCCAGTTTTGGATTACCTTTGCGGGTATCGCCCCGGCGGATGACCCGCGGTTCGTCGTCGCTGTCATGCTCGACGAACCGCAGCGCGGGCCCCTCCCCGGCGGAGGGGGCGGCCAGACCACCGCGCCGGTGTTCCGCGAGATCGCGGGATGGCTCATCAACAGGGAAAACCTGCCCCAGAGCCCGCCCGCAGAGCCCTACGTGTTGCAGGAACAATAGCCTGCGGAAAGAGAGTGGAACGTGACGTCGATTCCTAGCGCCGCACCCACGACGCTCGGCGAGCTTGCCCGAGAGGCGGGAACGACCCTGAGCGGCGCCGCCGCCGAGACGGAGGTTTCCTCGGTGAGTCTCGACTCCACCGCGGTCGCCCCGGGCGGGCTGTTCGCAGCGTTGCCGGGGACGCGG encodes:
- a CDS encoding peptidoglycan D,D-transpeptidase FtsI family protein gives rise to the protein MRGRKWRKKPDNENDQEGENRAVSSTRQPRGPVAAAAGPAPQKKVTHRRASFIASIFVVAAVLLVARLAWVQVVWAPELQQQAQAQRERIYVEPARRGEILDRSGNELAYTMQARSLTVSPVLLRRELREQQDLKMRMEGVSQEAIDAQIDARVEDVLRTMANEIPVMIADADTAKHKVGGVTARTEDRTGGNDSASASAEAPADAAPADSGAGVVSAKDILDKLHADTEYEVLVRNVDPDVAADVAERFHGVAADHQDIRQYPNGAIGENIVGKVSMDGQGQFGLEASSDAVLTGINGRSTEDVSADGQSIPGTLRDSAPAVDGATVQLTIDLELQTYVQQVIQQAKENSLAKNGEAVVLDARTGEVLAMANTDTIDPNGNVDKQLAQGRDFENDAVSAPYEPGSVAKVIAAAAAIEEGVTDPYEVHQVPGSIDMAGVTVNDAWQHDVAPYTTAGIFGKSSNVGTLQIAQRLGEEKYWDYLQRFGIGQATGVELPNESSGLVPVLEQWSGGTFANLPIGQGMSWTTLQMASVYQTLANGGERIEPRIISKVTDASGQDVPQEEPARTRVVSDETARTVVDMFRSTFQEDPAGLNSGTAQGSDLEGYQLSGKTGTAQKVNPETGAYSQSQFWITFAGIAPADDPRFVVAVMLDEPQRGPLPGGGGGQTTAPVFREIAGWLINRENLPQSPPAEPYVLQEQ